One part of the Papaver somniferum cultivar HN1 unplaced genomic scaffold, ASM357369v1 unplaced-scaffold_45, whole genome shotgun sequence genome encodes these proteins:
- the LOC113342620 gene encoding putative disease resistance protein RGA3 yields MGGLGKTTLAQLVYNEAVLKSYFEKVIWVSVSDYFDQTRIAKDIIRGAPDHVPEYLSEWNDDLHKRLCESVKKKRFLLVLDDMWTDSPEDVKKWELFRVAFKYAAQGSNLVTTRKKSVAEKIHSKYSHPLGVLSKEKCWELFSYLAFHLQGKNANKKDIRVWKETGIAIAERCKGVPLSAKILGNLLRQKYKIQDWKKVMDNKSIWDLENGEDGILKPALLMSYSDLPPPVRACFVYCAIFPKGHQIHKDALIGMWMAQDLKSSVGCRRRGEEKHKFSEQTRKPSSISDFRTVIQRQFKAELRLSPFSACNERRKIDFSSVFQDKSAPDTEGLGFASPRYATSNTTTAFSVEVFYSFSEKKR; encoded by the exons ATGGGAGGATTGGGAAAAACTACTCTCGCTCAACTAGTGTACAATGAAGCTGTCTTGAAGAGCTATTTTGAGAAGGTCATATGGGTATCCGTTTCTGATTATTTTGATCAGACCAGGATTGCCAAGGACATCATCCGTGGGGCGCCCGATCATGTCCCAGAATATTTATCAGAATGGAACGATGATTTGCACAAGCGTTTGTGTGAATCCGTAAAAAAGAAGAGATTCTTACTTGTTCTTGATGATATGTGGACCGACTCGCCGGAGGATGTAAAAAAGTGGGAACTTTTCAGAGTCGCCTTCAAATATGCTGCACAAGGAAGTAATTTAGTAACCACTCGAAAAAAAAGCGTTGCAGAAAAGATTCATTCAAAGTACAGCCACCCCTTGGGTGTATTATCGAAGGAAAAGTGCTGGGAACTTTTTAGTTACCTAGCTTTTCACCTTCAGGGAAAGAATGCGAATAAAAAAGATATCAGAGTTTGGAAAGAAACTGGTATTGCAATAGCAGAGAGGTGTAAAGGTGTACCCCTCTCTGCAAAAATTTTGGGAAATCTCTTGCGCCAAAAATACAAGATCCAAGACTGGAAAAAGGTGATGGATAACAAATCCATTTGGGATCTAGAAAACGGTGAAGATGGTATTTTAAAGCCTGCTCTCTTGATGAGCTACTCTGATTTACCACCACCTGTAAGAGCTTGTTTTGTGTATTGCGCCATCTTTCCTAAAGGTCACCAAATTCATAAGGATGCATTAATCGGCATGTGGATGGCGCAAG ATCTGAAATCCAGTGTAGGCTGCCGCCGTAGAGGAGAGGAGAAACACAAGTTCTCTGAACAAACTAGAAAACCGTCTTCAATTTCAGATTTCCG GACTGTCATCCAGAGGCAGTTCAAAGCTGAGCTAAGGCTCTCCCCATTCAGCGCTTGCAATGAGAGGAGGAAAATTGATTTCAGTTCAGTATTTCAAGATAAATCTGCACCAGACACTGAAGGACTTGGCTTTGCGTCTCCTAGGTATGCTACATCTAATACTACAACTGCTTTCAGTGTTGAGGTTTTTTACTCTTTTTCTGAAAAGAAAAGGTAG
- the LOC113342604 gene encoding DNA-directed RNA polymerases II, IV and V subunit 12, whose amino-acid sequence MDPQPEPVSYICGDCGMENTLKPGDVIQCRECGYRILYKKRTKRIVQYEAR is encoded by the exons ATGGATCCTCAACCTGAACCAGTTAGTTACATCTGTGGAG ATTGTGGGATGGAAAACACACTGAAGCCGGGAGATGTGATTCAGTGTAGGGAATGTGGTTATCGCATCCTTTACAAGAAGCGAACCAAACGAA TTGTGCAGTACGAAGCTCGCTAA